The DNA region TACATAGTTGTTCTTTCTCAGCGTAACAgtaatatataactatttaaTGAAAATGTTAATTCATTTCTCTTGGTTGGTAAACAGGTTCATGCAGCTTCATTGATACACGATGACCTTCCTTGTATGGATGATGACCCTTCACGCCGAGGACAGCCCTCAAACCACACAATCTATGGTGTTGACATGGCTATCCTTGCAGGGGATGCCCTCTTCCCCCTTGGCTTTCGTCACATTGTCTCCCACACACCTTCTGACCTTGTACCTGATGCCCATCTCCTTCGAGTGATCACAGAGATTGCCCGAGCAGTAGGGTCAACTGGCATGGCCGCTGGGCAGTTCCTTGACCTTGAGGGCGGGCCTAATGCTGTTGAGTTTGTGCAAGAAAAGAAGTTTGGGGAAATGGGTGAGTGCTCAGCAGTATGTGGAGGGCTGCTAGCTGGTGCTGAAGATGAGGAAATACAGAGATTGAGGCGGTATGGGAGGGCTGTTGGGGTGTTGTATCAGGTAGTAGATGAAGTTTTGAAAGATAAAATGAAGAACAACGAGGAAAAGGAAGAGGCAGGGAAGAAGGGGAAGAGTTATGTGGGATTATATGGGGTTGAGAAGGCAATGGAGGTGGCAGAGGAGCTAAGGACCAAGGCCAAGAAGGAATTGGATGGGTTTGAGAAGTATGGTGAAAGTGTGGTACCTCTTTATAGCTTTGTGGATTATGCTATTGATAGAGGTTTTAGTGTTGGTGATGCAAGTTAGTGATGGAATTCAGGCCGCTGAATTTGGCTATCCACCGGTACTCAATTGTGAATCATTGTTTGGTATTTGGCCTCACAGCCTGACTTCTGAGTTTCCTTTGTTCCTTTACATTTTTTGCTCTTCCTCACTATGCATTAGAGATGTTTGGAGTCTGGTGACAGCAAAAGTGTAATGTGGATGGATCCAAATAAAGAATAAAGGGATAAATAACAAGGAATTCAAGACTGATAATCCTGATTTATACGGTTTTTTTTCGTTGTTTggggggggtggggtgggggggATGTGGCTGTTGCTTGCCTTGAAGTTCGAGTAGTCTGATTTCTTGTCCTTCCTATGCTTAGTGCCAtacaaagttaaaaatattgcAACGAAAATCTTGTTCACACACTGACACAATGCATCCATACTTCCATGGTAACCTTGCCAAAGGAATAGCTTAATGATATTTGACATATATCAGGATATTTGACATATATCATTTTCAGttatttaatgatatttttagaCAAGTTTCAAAATTATACAGTTATTAAATAAAGAAGGGGTAAAAATTGTTTCGATCCAAAACTTTGTGAAGAGAAGGGACGACACTATATGGCAGAAAAGAAATCTCCAACCCCGCCCAAAGTCAGTGCTCGAACGGCTCGTTTGCTCCGTGGAGTGTTTcataattttatgaatagtgataaaaataattttaattaaaatatttaatttaattttaaaaatattgtacaataaaatttttaaaaaaaattataataattagataaaaaaaattaaaaattattttatctatgaGACTTTTgagtaaattttaaaagaaaattgttaaaaacTTTCGAAAATTTCTGTCTCATTGCCCAAAAGTACCTTTAAGCATTCGATACAGTGCCAAACGGGTAACCCAGGTCCCAGACCCAGAAATCGAAACCCCAACCCGAGAATGGCGACCAGCGAAACCCGAGCGAAGAGTCTGGATCTCCTGCCGACGGCAATCCTCGCCACCATTATGACGAAGCTCGACGTTGGATCGATCTGCTGCGCTGCGTCCACGTGTACCGCCTTTAGGACCTGCGCCTCTCAGATCCTCTCCTTCCTCCCCACCTTCCACCTCCTCGTGAGTAACGTCCTCTCTCCTGATACCTCCTTAGAAGCCCTCTATTTGGATGCCGAGAATACCACGGAAAATGGAAAAACATATAaacatagtataatttttgCCATTGTTATGCTTCTAAAATTGAAGGCAAAAAATTACAAGACAATCTTGCTTGGTGCTGAGAAAACGgagaaataagattttaaaatttacttatttatttgtttaatttcaaAGTTACTGTATTTTGCATaaactctttttttctcttaacatttcctttttcatttattaCTAGCCAATTTAATTTTCGGTAAATTTTCTCCCTGGCGGATCGTTCTTGCAGGACATTGCTCCTTCAATAGATTTGCTGCGGCCTCTGTTGCAACCGTCAAACCCTTACCTGCGGAGCTTGAAGGTTGACTGCGATCGCCTTAACGATTCCGCAATCGAGCTCTTGCTTCGTCCTCCATTGCACGAACTTTGTCTACACAACTGCACTGATTTTAGCGGGAAACTGCTTTCTGAGATTGGCAGGAGATGCCAGGATCTAAGGTTTCGCTCTCTCCGCTCTATCTAACCGATTTTTGTTTGGTGCTTGTAACCTAATTTATTGTATCTCTTTAAGTTGTATGGTTGAGATGACGAAATCTTAGCtacttattctttaattacaaaaaaggaAATCATTGTTAGTGCTTTAAGAGTGGAGTTAAccgaaaaatgataataatctTAGAGGATGTTAATTCGTTAAAGAGACGTATACTTGATCTTTTGATTTATAATGGCATGGTTCAGAACCTGTTTCCTGCTTTTAAGTGGTGGGGTTGTTGGCTTTGGATGTTTAACTTCTTCAGGTCTCTCTGCTTGGGTTCAATGTCCGAATATAGAGTGCAGGCGATTGATGATATTTCTGATTTGAAGGAGTTGCTCCATGGTTGCACTCAGCTAGAAGTAAGGCTTAACTGCAAGAGTAATCAAtagagtagtttttttttttttttttttctttcctgaaTCGgtataaagaaaacaaacccgtgtattattatatattcaaaCTAAGATCAGGTCTTATACGAGTAAGGTTTCTATGAAATATGTGTAGTTAATAAAGATTACTTATTGGGAagaaaatgaattaatcaagtaTAATATTCATTCAGAACATGCAAGCATGATATATAAGAAATAGTCTTAAGTATCTTTAGAAAGAAGGGGAAAATGTAGTTCTTTAACAGATTAAAGTAACTTGCGATCAGTGCAATTATTAGTAAATACTTGTTTATCAGTTTATGTATACCAGCTCGATGCCACAATCCCTTACTCTTTGTAAGAGCCCTCATTTATCTTTATAGATATTGTCTTAGAAATAAGGTTGTAAATTACCACCATTTGGTTATTGACCTGGCTAAAATTTCAGATGCAGAAAGGCTTGGTCGTTTTGATAAAATCCCCACTTCATTATCTCATACTGCATTGGATAATATGGATACTTATCATATCTTAGTAACTGTTTCATTCCACATTCATGAAAGCTTTGTACTGAATGATTGGCTTGTGTTCACTACTTGGAAAGAAATTTGCACATACCTTATGTATTATGTCAGCTGCAATGCTGTTGTGCATCCGTGGAACACACAATTCTCCTTCTTGGCCATTCTCTGTTTTTTTGGGAGCCAGGGGGTGCagaataatagaaaaattgTAGTTCCGATCTTTATGCATTTCAACACATTTGGACAATGCCTTATGCTGAAgtatttttgtagatactagCATGCAGCCTAATCAGAGAAACTTAATCTCCCTATACATGCATGTTGTATTTGTGCCATTTTATTCCTGTCTTATATGTGCCCTCTGATTtgttttataacatttttggTAGGCACTGATCCTGATGTTTGATGTTTCACTATTTCTTCATCATAACTCTGCTCAAGTTTGGGCTTTGGCATCTGAAAAACTCACTACTCTTGAGATTGGCTACATTCCTTCAGAAACAGTGACTGAGATGCTTAACCCAACTTTGGGACCCCATGAGTTGCCAAATCATATTCAACCATCCATATTGTCTAGCATTCAGAAATTGGGCCTATCAGTAGATTATATAACTGATGCCATGGTTAGTATGATATCTCAAAGTTTAGTCTCCTTAACCCATTTGGATCTTCGTGATTCACCATTAACTGAACCAGAAGTTGCAATTGACTTAACCAATGCTGGCCTTCAACAACTTAATCAGTATGGGAAACTGAAGCATCTCTCATTGGTCCGGCGCCAGGAGTTCATTGTTACATATTTCAGACGAGTAAATGATGTTGGAGTCCTCTTCATGGCTGATAAGTGTGCAAACATGGAAAGCATATATCTTGGTGGCTTCTGTCGTGTTACAGACACAGGTTTCAAAACAATCTTGCATTCATGCTCCAGATTATACAAGCTTCGGGTGTCGCAGGGGACCCAGTTAACTGATCTTGTTTTTCATGATATCACTGCAACTTCCCTTACTTTGACACATGTTAGCTTGATCTTTTGTAATCTTTTGACCAATCACGCAGTCATGAATTTGGTATTCAACAAGGATATTAGAGTTCTTGACTTGAGAAATTGCAAAAACCTTGGAGATGAAGCACTTCGAGCCATCAGCACTCTTTCTGAATTGAAGACTTTACTGTTGGATGGCTCTGATATAAGTGATGTTGGATTGTCATACTTAAGACGGGGGGTTATTGGTTCGCTTGTTAGATTGTCCATTAGACGGTGCAAGCGACTTACAGATAAATGCATTTCTGCTTTATTTGATGGTTCCTGTAACATGGAATTGCGAGAATTGGACCTATCAAATATTCCCAACCTTTCTGATAATGGAATTTTGTTACTGGCAAAAAGTCGGGTTCCATTCTCTGAACTTAGAATGCGGTGTTGCCCACTCATAGGCGACACTGCTGTAATAGCATTAGCCTCAATGCAGGTTGATGAGGGCATATGGCATGGTAGCAGCTTGAGGTTGCTGGATCTATGCGACTGTGGTCGCATCACAGAACTTGCATTCCATTGGTTAAAGAAACCTTACTTTCCAAGGTTGAGATGGTTGGGAGTTAGGGGAAGCGTAAACAGAGACTTGGTAGATGCCTTAGCTAGGAATAGACCGTATTTGCATGTGGAATGCCATGGTGAGGAGCTGGAGGCTGATTGATGGGATCAATCGGATGGTTTGTGGTTCGTGCATGCTTGACTTATGATTAGGTACATGACCATTGACCAGGACGAGGTGAAGAGTGAGCACGATTGATGAAGAAATGGTAGATGCTGAAAACAATGTCTAATTAGTAGTGTACAAAAATAAGTGTTTTCTGTGTATTTTAGGCATGCCTGTGACATTATCTTTTGCTAATAATGTTAATATGTAGAGGTGTAACTCTTTTATCATCAACTTGTGGTTAGGGTACAGAAAATTTGATTCCTAACTCCACTGCATCAATCAATGTTCTTTGGAAATGTCTCATAATTTTACTGGAAAATGTTTCAATGGAATTGTActtaatcaattattttatatacttgATTTGCCATCCTACTAAAAGGGCTATTGTGGCTGGGACTACCTGGAAAACTTCAGGATGATAATGATGTTGGGAGATGAACTTTGTTTCTCTGATAGTCCAAGTTCCATGTATATGCTGATGATCCATGATTATTGACCTCGCCTCCCACAAACTTTGTTGCTAATGAATAATGATGATTCTCACCTCACCTGAGGAGAATAATAGTGCATTCTCCTTTTCTCCATAATATACAAGTTAATGTGGTTTACTTTACTCTCCTTTTTGCTGCTGGGTGTCCAAAGAATGATTTAAATTATTGTTGAGTGGGCCGAGCTATAGCTTATGGTTCTGAAGTAAAGCCCAAGAGCTAGAAGGGAGTTAGTCAGCTACTCAGCTGGGTCACCAGGAGTGGTCCTCGTCTACATCTGTACTGACCAAATTTCTTATCCTTAAGGAATTAGGAATCAAACATAGCTCGTCACTAAAATCTACCAAATTATGGATGTTTAATGTAAATTATGAGTTATATACAGATTTTTGCCTTGCAAGCGGGTATGGAAACACACCacattcaaaataattataaaaagagttttaaaatataaatatatttttatgctaaCTTACGATTTAATACATCAATAAATAAGTAtgtagatatttttattttttattttttttaacaatacatGTACTTTGAATGTGTAGTAGGATGTCACGTTAATtatgtgaattagatgagatacATGGGATAGAAATAGGATAATTCTTCAAGAAAACGATATTTGAAAATAGGGTGGGACAGGGGTATGTATATTTAATTAGTAGCGTGATGTATGAGCTTAATGTCACGTCGTCGCCTAAAGCGATCACATCCTTTCCCGATTTAGTACAAAGCATAGGTCTGATCAGATATATctctaattaataattaatacagAAGGCTTAAGCATTTTGATCACGGCACAAAAGAATATGCTAAACCGAGATAACTTATTATAATCATCTATAGGAACATGGTTTTGTCTGCCATTGATCAAGGACATGAATACCAACTACACCATCCATGCtcgcccttttttttttttttttttttaataataattaattataaaaaattataattataattaaatgggcaattaattataattaaattttattatatgtatatgaaCATGGTTAAACTTTTCTCCATTTACCAAAATAGCACTCATTTTGggtaatactacatataatatTAGAGCATGCAATCTTCGTGtactccctttaaaaaaaatagacgtcagcattaaaaaaataattcttttatataaatcataGATTTATCTTCAATTTTTTGAAGGAGTATGTCAAACTCtaagattgtaaatattatttttacattacaATTATTAGGAGAAGCATATTGCAAACTAAAAAGCATGGTACCATTTCTAAGTAAAATATAGACTATAtgtatttatgattaaaaactaGGAGATCTGaggatagattatatatattatatgattgaAATGGTACAACTAAATTAATACAGCATTGGACACGTGCATGCATGATAATTTAATTAAACAGCTGTAGACCTTAATCTGTTCTCTCCTTCTTGTTTATCCTTTTTCAGCCACCCAAAAGCCTCGGAACAACATATTATAATTAGGGTTTTTTCATGCATAGCAATGGGCTAATTTTAgggtatttttaaatttttatttcaaaaataaatcatGGAAATACACgagagttatatatataattaattgactTGACTTTAATTGATATataagatctattttataataaaataaattttacaaacatatcacattaaattatattaatttataattaaaaattatatatacagttatttttttttatatttttggtacattttattaatgtgatcaCTCAAagattattggataaaaaagcATGTATATTACTCCATAACTCCAGTTCCTGCTTTTCTTCTattcatttgattttcataaaacTTTCTTTGGGCTATGGGTATTGATAGACGGCACGTGATTCTTTAATTGGAATGATAATCAGCCATTAGTGTGAGAATAACTTTATTTTGCAGGCTAGTTCACTCTttataattaaagataaatattatataaaaataaattaatataatttgatacgatatataatcaattatattataaaatagatttaacaaatcatataaaattatattaatttataaatttatttttatataatttaaatttataaaaattttatgttcaatcatttttatatattctttatatagTTCATTAATCTAATTgattgcatcattttttttaatataaaataattattttaacgagtcatattaataaaatatataaaaataattatacgaatacaaatcaaatattaaatcAAAAATACTTTTGAGACGAGCGGATGGTGGCCGACATACATATACTTATCCATCATCCTGTCTAGGTAGGCAATAGGTATACGCCAACCAGGTccgtatataaaaataaattaacatgatttaatacgatatataattatattataaaatagatttaacaaatcatataaaattatgttaatttataactttatttttatataatttaaatttataaaaattttatatgtagtcacttttatataatttttatgcagttcattaatctaattaattgtattatttttttaatataaaataattatttcgattaattatattaataaaatatataaaaataagtatacGAAGCAGAtctcaaaaatttaatttaaaatacttttgGGACTAGCGGATAGTGGCCAACATTCATATACCTTATCCATCATCCTGTGCAGGTAGGCAATAGGTGTACGCCGACCAGGTACGTATATTTCCCCAATTTGAGCAACAAAACCAATACCTTTGTTTGGATAACATATTTTAATGTGTCGTGGGAATGGAGCTTCGTCTGCTCCAACGTCGGCTTCAATATTGTCTCTCGGAACAGATTATTGCATATTACTCCCTTTGTTCCAATCCAAATAAATATCTTACcccttcaaaaaaattaaaaaaaaaaaaatatctcaccCAACGGCCACCATTCGCCGCTTAGCTGGCATTCTTCTCTTCCCACCTTATCCTCAGTACCCGTCCCTTCGCCACCTCCAAGGGTCACTTTTTCCACGTCACCCATTCACCTCGCTCCACGTGTACGCATGATCACATCCAGTCAGGCTTACACAGTTTATTCCGCCACGGATGCGGATCCCCTGTCTGCCCGTGCAGGTCAACTGCCCCAGTCCGAACGACGCTAGGACTGATCACCCACGTTGGtcatttcattatttaaattctaattAATCAATTTATTTGGAAATTGAAACCAAGCTCTCCAAAGTATTGGgtttattatatcatatttaccaaaaaaggaaatattaaaagaaaataaatatgatagtTCACCTTCGTTAAGGCACCATAATGTCGTCATCTGGATGCTATCTAATCAGGACTGCATTAGTTTCAGTGATCTGTTTATTACCAACCATACCCACGATTTGCATGTTTAGCTCTATTGCGTatagaaaaatgttatttagattttttttttaaataataaattctacttttttttttattttttttattttttaagaatgcCCTATAATTATACACCTAAGACATTGTTTAAATATGCTCTATATAcacgtatatatatagaaaattattttaaataaaaaaaattatataaaaataaatttataaattaatatactttaatctcataaattaataattcgatataaaattaattttattataaaataaattgaatatataaattaaattacgttaatttatacatttatttttatttaatctttttacATATATAGTGCATGCATCATGCTTTTGAAGTACAACAACTAAGTTACTGTTACGTGTACAAAGAGGGTAAAAGGAAAACAGAAAAAGGTAATTACCAGCTAGTACAGTACGCCTAATGCTGGCAGAGATTCTTATGAATGGGAGGGCCATCTATAGGCTCCACAGCCTTTACCATTCTCTATTCTCCAAGAAAACAAAGGTTTCCCAACGCTGGAAAGTAGCATTGCTGGGAAGCATCATGCATCTTATCGAAATGTCACGTTTTCTCATCCCCACATTTTCATCATGCACATGGTCGCATCAACGAACCAAACCAAAACCATATCAAATTAACTTACACGTACATGACTGAACGGAAACTTCAAAAAAA from Carya illinoinensis cultivar Pawnee chromosome 6, C.illinoinensisPawnee_v1, whole genome shotgun sequence includes:
- the LOC122313095 gene encoding heterodimeric geranylgeranyl pyrophosphate synthase small subunit, chloroplastic-like, which translates into the protein MVFSTIIPCASHLYLPRRMPTNLKSSPIRCYSSSSSSVSTQFDLKGYWTTLIGEINQKLDEAIQVQYPEKIYEAMRYSVLAKGAKRAPPIMCVAACELFGGNRLAAFPTACALEMVHAASLIHDDLPCMDDDPSRRGQPSNHTIYGVDMAILAGDALFPLGFRHIVSHTPSDLVPDAHLLRVITEIARAVGSTGMAAGQFLDLEGGPNAVEFVQEKKFGEMGECSAVCGGLLAGAEDEEIQRLRRYGRAVGVLYQVVDEVLKDKMKNNEEKEEAGKKGKSYVGLYGVEKAMEVAEELRTKAKKELDGFEKYGESVVPLYSFVDYAIDRGFSVGDAS
- the LOC122313094 gene encoding F-box/LRR-repeat protein 10-like, which translates into the protein MATSETRAKSLDLLPTAILATIMTKLDVGSICCAASTCTAFRTCASQILSFLPTFHLLDIAPSIDLLRPLLQPSNPYLRSLKVDCDRLNDSAIELLLRPPLHELCLHNCTDFSGKLLSEIGRRCQDLRSLCLGSMSEYRVQAIDDISDLKELLHGCTQLEALILMFDVSLFLHHNSAQVWALASEKLTTLEIGYIPSETVTEMLNPTLGPHELPNHIQPSILSSIQKLGLSVDYITDAMVSMISQSLVSLTHLDLRDSPLTEPEVAIDLTNAGLQQLNQYGKLKHLSLVRRQEFIVTYFRRVNDVGVLFMADKCANMESIYLGGFCRVTDTGFKTILHSCSRLYKLRVSQGTQLTDLVFHDITATSLTLTHVSLIFCNLLTNHAVMNLVFNKDIRVLDLRNCKNLGDEALRAISTLSELKTLLLDGSDISDVGLSYLRRGVIGSLVRLSIRRCKRLTDKCISALFDGSCNMELRELDLSNIPNLSDNGILLLAKSRVPFSELRMRCCPLIGDTAVIALASMQVDEGIWHGSSLRLLDLCDCGRITELAFHWLKKPYFPRLRWLGVRGSVNRDLVDALARNRPYLHVECHGEELEAD